In Bradyrhizobium erythrophlei, a single genomic region encodes these proteins:
- a CDS encoding GntR family transcriptional regulator, which produces MADADIAVVRIVPETSFKNKAYEALKEAILKMDIYATPEPVMLDERALSERLGVSRTPIREAIAMLEQDGFVKTVPRRGIMVVRRTKSEIVDMIRAWAALESMAARLITTTARKKDISALRDFFKDFGKDRLPEHHVEEYSKANIAFHQALIALSESPVLVDMTNDILLHVRGFRQLTIGRIERLAASLPEHMAIIDALEQRDTEHAERLARDHTLGLASFVEAHGKELF; this is translated from the coding sequence ATGGCCGACGCAGATATTGCCGTAGTCCGGATCGTGCCGGAGACGAGCTTCAAGAACAAGGCTTACGAGGCGCTGAAGGAAGCCATCCTCAAGATGGACATCTATGCGACGCCCGAGCCCGTGATGCTCGACGAGCGCGCGCTCTCCGAACGCCTCGGCGTCAGCCGCACGCCCATTCGCGAAGCGATCGCGATGCTGGAGCAGGACGGCTTCGTCAAGACCGTGCCGCGCCGCGGCATCATGGTGGTGCGCCGGACCAAGAGCGAAATCGTCGACATGATCCGCGCCTGGGCTGCGCTCGAGAGCATGGCGGCGCGACTGATCACGACCACCGCACGCAAGAAAGACATTTCGGCGCTGCGCGACTTCTTCAAGGATTTCGGCAAGGACCGCCTGCCCGAGCATCACGTCGAGGAATATTCGAAAGCCAACATCGCTTTCCACCAGGCGCTGATTGCACTCAGCGAGTCGCCGGTGCTGGTCGATATGACCAACGATATCCTTCTGCACGTGCGCGGCTTCCGCCAGCTGACGATCGGACGCATCGAGCGGCTTGCAGCCTCCCTGCCCGAGCATATGGCCATCATTGACGCCCTCGAACAGCGCGATACCGAGCACGCCGAAAGGCTGGCGCGCGATCATACCTTGGGCCTTGCGTCCTTTGTCGAGGCGCACGGCAAGGAACTGTTCTAG
- the oxc gene encoding oxalyl-CoA decarboxylase, which produces MSAVVQSIDAKAAETEQELTDGFHLIIDALKLNDIKTIYGVPGIPITDFGRMAQEEGIRVLSFRHEQNAGYAAAIAGYLTKKPGICLTVSAPGFLNGLTALAHATTNCFPMILISGSSEREIVDLQQGDYEEMDQLAIAKPLCKAAFRVLHAADIGIGLARAIRAAVSGRPGGVYLDLPAKLFGQVMNAEAGRKSLVKVIDAAPAQIPAPSAIKRALDVLKGAKRPLIILGKGAAYAQADDDIRALVEKSGVPFLPMSMAKGLLPDLHPLCAGAARSTVLKEADVVMLIGARLNWLLSHGKGKSWGELPKKFIQIDIEPKEMDSNVEIVAPVVGDIGSCVSALLAAMGNGWTAGPSDWVQKVSTKREENVAKMAPRLMNNNSPMDYHGALGVLRTIIKERPDAILVNEGANTLDLARGVIDLYKPRKRLDVGTWGVMGIGMGQAIAAAVETGHPVLAVEGDSAFGFSGMEVETICRYNLPVCVVIFNNNGIYRGTDVNKSGGADPATTVFVAGSRYDKMMEAFGGVGVNATTPDELKRAVNAAMDSGKPTLINAVIDPAAGSESGRIGNLNPQSALKKKA; this is translated from the coding sequence ATGTCCGCAGTAGTACAGAGCATCGATGCCAAGGCCGCCGAGACCGAACAGGAATTGACGGACGGCTTCCACCTCATCATCGACGCGCTCAAGCTCAATGACATCAAGACCATTTACGGCGTGCCGGGCATTCCGATCACCGATTTCGGGCGCATGGCGCAGGAAGAAGGCATTCGCGTGCTCTCCTTCCGCCACGAACAGAATGCGGGCTACGCCGCCGCGATCGCGGGCTACCTGACCAAGAAACCCGGCATCTGCCTCACCGTGTCGGCGCCGGGCTTCCTCAACGGCCTCACGGCGCTGGCGCACGCCACCACCAACTGCTTCCCGATGATCCTGATCTCGGGTTCGTCCGAGCGCGAAATCGTCGACCTGCAACAGGGCGACTATGAAGAGATGGATCAGCTCGCGATCGCCAAACCGCTGTGCAAGGCCGCGTTCCGCGTGCTGCACGCCGCCGATATCGGCATTGGCCTTGCGCGCGCCATCCGCGCCGCGGTCTCCGGCCGCCCCGGCGGCGTCTATCTCGACCTGCCGGCAAAACTGTTCGGCCAAGTGATGAACGCCGAAGCCGGCCGCAAGTCGCTGGTCAAGGTGATCGATGCCGCGCCCGCGCAGATCCCAGCACCTTCCGCCATCAAGCGCGCGCTCGATGTGCTCAAGGGTGCAAAACGTCCGCTGATCATTCTCGGCAAGGGTGCCGCCTACGCGCAGGCCGATGACGATATCCGCGCACTTGTCGAGAAGAGCGGCGTCCCGTTCCTGCCGATGAGCATGGCCAAGGGCCTGCTGCCCGATCTTCATCCGCTGTGCGCCGGCGCGGCGCGCTCCACCGTGCTGAAGGAAGCCGACGTGGTGATGCTGATCGGCGCCCGCCTCAACTGGCTGTTGTCGCACGGCAAGGGCAAGAGCTGGGGTGAGCTACCTAAGAAATTCATCCAGATCGACATCGAGCCCAAGGAAATGGACTCCAACGTCGAGATCGTCGCGCCCGTGGTGGGCGATATCGGCTCCTGCGTCTCCGCGCTGCTGGCGGCGATGGGCAACGGCTGGACGGCGGGTCCGTCCGATTGGGTGCAGAAGGTCTCGACCAAACGCGAAGAGAACGTCGCCAAGATGGCGCCGCGCCTGATGAACAACAATTCGCCGATGGACTATCACGGTGCGCTCGGCGTGCTGCGGACCATCATCAAGGAGCGGCCCGACGCCATCCTCGTCAACGAAGGCGCCAACACGCTCGACCTCGCGCGCGGCGTGATCGACCTCTACAAGCCGCGCAAGCGGCTCGACGTCGGCACCTGGGGCGTCATGGGCATCGGCATGGGTCAGGCGATCGCGGCCGCGGTCGAAACCGGCCACCCCGTGCTCGCGGTTGAGGGCGACAGCGCCTTCGGCTTCAGCGGCATGGAGGTCGAGACCATCTGCCGTTACAACCTGCCGGTCTGCGTCGTGATCTTCAACAACAACGGCATCTATCGCGGCACCGACGTCAACAAGAGCGGCGGCGCCGATCCGGCGACCACCGTTTTCGTCGCCGGCTCGCGCTACGACAAGATGATGGAGGCGTTCGGCGGCGTCGGCGTCAATGCGACGACACCGGATGAACTCAAGCGCGCCGTGAATGCGGCGATGGATTCCGGCAAGCCAACGCTGATCAACGCGGTGATCGACCCGGCCGCCGGCTCCGAGAGCGGACGCATCGGCAACCTCAATCCGCAGAGTGCGCTCAAGAAGAAAGCCTGA
- the frc gene encoding formyl-CoA transferase, whose translation MTKALKGVRILDFTHVQSGPTCTQLLAWFGADVIKVERPGVGDITRGQLQDVPNVDSLYFTMLNHNKRSITLDTKNPKGKEVLTALIKSCDVLVENFGPGVLDRMGFPWEKIHSINPKMIVASIKGFGPGPYEDCKVYENVAQCTGGSASTTGFRDGLPLVTGAQIGDSGTGLHLGLGIVAALYQRTMTGQGQRVTVAMQDGVLNLARVKLRDQQRLAHGPLKEYSQFGEGIPFGDAVPRAGNDSGGGQPGRILKCKGWETDPNAYIYFITQAPVWEKICDVIGEPTWKTDPNYAKPPARLSRLNEIFARIEQWTMTKTKFEAMDILNKDDIPCGPILSMKELAEDQSLRATGTVVEVDHPTRGKYLSVGNPIKLSDSPSEVKRSPLLGEHTDEILRQVLGFSDHQVKEIHDSGALDPPRKQAAE comes from the coding sequence ATGACCAAGGCGCTCAAGGGCGTTCGCATTCTCGATTTCACCCACGTCCAGTCGGGACCGACCTGTACGCAGCTGCTGGCCTGGTTCGGCGCCGACGTCATCAAGGTAGAGCGTCCCGGCGTCGGTGACATCACCCGCGGACAATTGCAGGACGTTCCGAACGTGGACAGCCTGTATTTCACCATGCTCAATCACAACAAGCGTTCGATCACGCTCGACACCAAGAACCCGAAGGGCAAGGAAGTCCTGACGGCGCTGATCAAGTCGTGCGACGTTCTGGTCGAGAATTTCGGTCCGGGCGTGCTCGATCGCATGGGTTTCCCGTGGGAGAAGATCCACAGCATCAACCCGAAAATGATCGTGGCCTCGATCAAGGGCTTTGGTCCCGGACCTTACGAAGACTGCAAGGTCTACGAAAACGTCGCGCAATGCACCGGCGGGTCGGCATCGACCACGGGCTTCCGCGACGGTCTGCCGCTCGTGACCGGCGCGCAGATCGGCGACAGCGGCACCGGGCTGCATCTTGGGCTCGGCATCGTCGCCGCGCTCTATCAGCGCACCATGACCGGACAGGGTCAGCGCGTCACTGTGGCGATGCAGGACGGTGTGCTGAATCTCGCGCGCGTCAAGCTGCGCGATCAGCAGCGTCTGGCTCACGGCCCGCTCAAGGAATACAGCCAGTTCGGCGAAGGCATTCCGTTCGGCGATGCCGTGCCGCGTGCCGGCAACGATTCCGGCGGCGGGCAGCCCGGCCGCATCCTCAAATGCAAGGGCTGGGAAACCGATCCGAATGCTTACATCTATTTCATCACCCAGGCGCCAGTCTGGGAAAAGATCTGCGACGTGATCGGCGAACCGACCTGGAAGACGGATCCCAACTACGCCAAGCCCCCGGCCCGGTTGTCGCGCCTGAACGAAATCTTCGCGCGTATCGAACAATGGACCATGACCAAGACCAAGTTCGAGGCCATGGACATTCTCAACAAGGACGACATCCCCTGCGGTCCGATCCTGTCGATGAAGGAACTCGCCGAAGACCAGTCGCTGCGCGCTACCGGCACCGTGGTCGAAGTCGACCATCCGACGCGTGGCAAGTACCTCTCGGTCGGTAATCCGATCAAGCTCTCGGACTCACCGAGCGAGGTAAAGCGCTCGCCGCTGCTCGGCGAACACACCGACGAAATCCTGCGCCAGGTGCTCGGCTTCTCCGACCATCAGGTGAAGGAAATCCACGATTCGGGAGCACTCGACCCGCCGCGCAAGCAAGCGGCCGAGTAA
- a CDS encoding IS1182 family transposase — protein MRYIRGGDRNQASFLPARIDDYVAADAAVRVIDAFVEGLDMFGLGLVRATPAATGRPGYDPRDLLKLYIYGYLNEVRSSRKLERECRRNVELMWLLGRLAPDFKTIADFRRDNAAGIVGACRAFVLFCREQGLFAARLVALDGSKFRAVASAKRIMGERKVAEEAGRIDQQIAAYLANLDSIDAGERADSDAEQTAAALQALRARRTDLDALAARLKAEDRTSLVEGELDARPMGKGAGSKPPSYNVQTAVDAATGLIVHHEVTTEPTDNRLLHPMAKATKDAVAADTLTVVADAGYSNGADAAACENDGITPCVPANRAVNNQGDFFDRTAFIYEPQTDSFRCPAGRTLVRKQILTRKQSVLYIADDCSGCALKPRCTRVERRFVQRHLYEDALQRMNARVEADPHLMRQRRCAAEHPFGTIKRMTAGGRFLTRGLTNVKTEAALSVLVYNIMRVINLIGSQSLKIRLA, from the coding sequence ATGCGCTACATTCGAGGTGGGGACCGTAACCAGGCGAGTTTTTTGCCGGCACGGATCGATGATTACGTTGCCGCTGATGCGGCGGTGCGGGTAATCGATGCCTTTGTTGAAGGTCTCGATATGTTCGGGCTCGGCTTGGTTCGAGCGACACCGGCGGCGACCGGGCGGCCCGGCTATGACCCGCGCGATCTTCTGAAGCTCTATATCTACGGGTACCTCAACGAGGTTCGTTCGAGCCGCAAGCTGGAACGCGAGTGCCGGCGCAATGTCGAACTGATGTGGCTGTTGGGGCGGCTTGCCCCCGACTTCAAAACAATTGCGGACTTTCGGCGGGACAATGCAGCCGGGATCGTAGGGGCATGCCGGGCCTTCGTGCTGTTCTGCCGCGAGCAGGGACTATTTGCGGCCCGTCTGGTGGCCCTCGACGGTTCGAAGTTCCGGGCGGTGGCGAGCGCCAAGCGGATTATGGGCGAACGCAAGGTCGCCGAAGAGGCCGGCCGGATCGATCAACAGATCGCGGCTTATCTTGCCAACCTCGACAGCATCGATGCGGGCGAGCGGGCCGATAGCGATGCGGAACAAACGGCTGCGGCTCTCCAGGCTCTCAGGGCACGCCGCACCGACCTTGATGCTCTGGCGGCGCGACTTAAGGCGGAAGATCGGACTAGTCTTGTAGAAGGTGAGCTCGATGCGCGGCCGATGGGTAAAGGGGCAGGCTCCAAGCCTCCTTCCTACAATGTCCAGACGGCGGTCGATGCTGCGACGGGGCTGATCGTCCACCATGAGGTTACAACCGAACCCACCGACAACCGGCTGCTCCATCCGATGGCCAAGGCGACGAAGGATGCGGTGGCGGCCGATACGCTCACGGTGGTGGCGGACGCTGGCTATTCGAACGGAGCAGACGCGGCAGCCTGCGAGAACGATGGCATCACGCCTTGTGTGCCAGCGAACCGGGCCGTCAACAATCAAGGCGACTTCTTCGACCGCACGGCCTTCATCTATGAGCCGCAAACCGACAGTTTTCGTTGTCCGGCGGGCCGAACACTGGTGCGCAAGCAAATCCTCACCAGAAAGCAGAGCGTCTTGTATATCGCCGACGATTGTTCGGGTTGCGCGCTCAAGCCGAGATGCACCCGCGTCGAGCGCCGCTTCGTTCAAAGACACCTTTACGAGGACGCGCTTCAACGCATGAATGCCCGCGTCGAAGCCGATCCACACCTCATGCGGCAGCGGCGATGCGCGGCTGAACACCCGTTCGGAACCATCAAGCGGATGACGGCTGGCGGCAGGTTCCTCACCCGAGGCCTTACCAACGTCAAGACTGAAGCCGCCCTCAGCGTTCTTGTCTACAACATCATGCGGGTCATCAATCTCATCGGCTCGCAAAGCCTCAAGATTAGGCTCGCCTGA
- the oxlT gene encoding oxalate/formate MFS antiporter, translated as MEPTSEAVAPQGAYFRWMQLAMGIVCMAMVANLQYGWTLFVDPIDQKYHWGRAAIQLAFTLFVVTETWLVPVEAWFVDKYGPRVVIAFGGVMVAIAWVVNSYASSLPMLYFAAVLGGIGAGAVYGTCVGNALKWFPDHRGLAAGATAAGFGAGAALTVAPIAKMIATSGYESAFFNFGIGQGLIVFVMAFFLRPPTVSMPVKKKKLNLPQTKVDFTPPQVLRAPIFWVMYLTFVMVASGGLMTAAQIAPIAHDFKIANEPVSMLGFQMAALTFAISLDRIFDGFGRPFFGFVSDNIGRENTMFIAFGTAAAMLLVLSVYGHIPIVFVLATAVYFGVFGEIYSLFPATSGDTFGVKFATTNNGMLYTAKGTAALLVPLASIVSAKYGWQAVFVIAVALNATAALLAVFVIKPMRRAFILGSEATAEASARSGTAKVA; from the coding sequence ATGGAGCCCACTTCAGAAGCCGTAGCCCCACAGGGGGCATACTTCCGCTGGATGCAGCTTGCGATGGGCATCGTCTGCATGGCGATGGTCGCGAACTTGCAATATGGCTGGACGCTTTTCGTCGATCCAATCGATCAAAAGTATCATTGGGGCCGTGCTGCAATCCAGTTGGCTTTCACGCTCTTTGTCGTGACGGAGACCTGGCTCGTGCCGGTCGAAGCGTGGTTCGTCGACAAATACGGCCCGCGCGTCGTGATCGCGTTTGGCGGCGTCATGGTGGCGATCGCCTGGGTGGTCAACTCCTATGCCAGCTCGCTGCCGATGCTCTATTTCGCCGCCGTGCTCGGTGGCATCGGCGCCGGCGCGGTCTACGGCACCTGCGTCGGCAATGCGCTGAAATGGTTTCCTGACCATCGCGGCCTCGCTGCGGGCGCGACCGCAGCCGGATTCGGCGCAGGCGCCGCGCTCACCGTCGCCCCGATTGCGAAAATGATCGCAACGAGCGGCTATGAAAGCGCTTTCTTCAACTTCGGCATTGGGCAAGGACTCATCGTCTTTGTTATGGCCTTCTTCCTGCGGCCGCCGACGGTATCCATGCCGGTCAAGAAGAAGAAGCTCAACCTGCCGCAAACCAAGGTCGACTTCACGCCGCCACAGGTGCTGCGCGCACCAATCTTCTGGGTCATGTACCTCACCTTCGTGATGGTCGCCTCGGGCGGGTTGATGACGGCTGCCCAGATCGCGCCGATCGCGCATGACTTCAAGATCGCCAACGAACCCGTCAGCATGCTCGGCTTCCAGATGGCGGCGCTGACTTTTGCGATCTCGCTCGACCGCATCTTCGACGGCTTCGGCCGGCCGTTCTTCGGCTTCGTCTCCGACAACATCGGACGCGAGAACACCATGTTCATCGCCTTCGGCACGGCCGCGGCCATGCTGCTGGTGCTGTCGGTCTACGGTCACATTCCGATCGTCTTCGTTTTGGCCACGGCGGTCTATTTCGGCGTGTTCGGAGAGATCTACAGCCTGTTCCCCGCCACCAGCGGCGACACGTTCGGGGTAAAGTTCGCCACCACCAATAACGGCATGCTTTACACGGCGAAGGGAACGGCGGCGCTGCTCGTGCCGCTCGCGAGCATCGTGTCGGCCAAATACGGCTGGCAGGCGGTGTTCGTCATCGCTGTGGCGCTCAACGCCACCGCAGCCCTGCTGGCCGTGTTCGTGATCAAGCCGATGCGGCGCGCCTTCATTCTCGGCAGCGAGGCAACGGCCGAGGCGTCGGCTAGAAGCGGCACCGCTAAGGTGGCCTGA
- a CDS encoding CBS domain-containing protein, whose amino-acid sequence MKVGDILRKKAARISTIRMNETVGIAAQVMRASNVSALVVKDVVRTEGNTAVGMFTERDVVRAIAEHGAAGINMKVSQLISVQQLVWCSSDDTLEDVRHLMNKHHIRHLPVIDNHSLCGVVSIRDISTAFDEEAMATVFAASA is encoded by the coding sequence ATGAAAGTCGGAGACATCCTGCGCAAAAAAGCCGCGCGCATTTCAACCATTCGAATGAACGAGACCGTTGGCATCGCCGCGCAAGTGATGCGCGCCAGCAATGTCAGCGCCCTCGTGGTCAAGGACGTCGTGCGCACCGAGGGCAACACCGCCGTCGGCATGTTCACCGAGCGCGACGTCGTGCGCGCCATCGCTGAGCACGGCGCGGCCGGCATCAACATGAAGGTCTCGCAACTGATCTCGGTTCAGCAACTGGTGTGGTGCAGCTCCGACGACACGCTGGAAGATGTCAGGCATCTGATGAACAAGCATCACATCCGCCATTTGCCCGTGATCGACAATCACAGCCTGTGCGGCGTGGTCAGCATTCGCGACATTTCGACGGCTTTCGACGAAGAGGCCATGGCCACGGTGTTCGCCGCTTCGGCGTAA
- a CDS encoding 2-dehydropantoate 2-reductase: MKVCIYGAGAIGGYLGVEFMRAGADVSLVARGPHLAAMRANGLKLLIGNEERVVHPRCTDNPTELGHQDFVIICLKAHSITGVIDAMRPLIGPRTRIVTAVNGIPYWYFYKHGGAYEGSTLESIDPGGRQWRELGPERAIGCIVYPATEIVAPGVIQHVYGDRFPIGEPSGETTEDVTRLSALFSAAGMQAPVLDRIRDEIWLKLWGNVCLNPISALTHATLDVICSDPATRALSKAIMIESQTIAEKFGVRFRVDVERRIEGARKVGAHKTSMLQDLERGRPMEIQPLVSVVQEMGRLTETATPALDAVLALVVQRAKVAGLGCTPAPVAAKTPAFA; the protein is encoded by the coding sequence ATGAAGGTTTGCATTTACGGCGCCGGTGCGATCGGCGGTTATCTCGGGGTCGAGTTCATGCGCGCTGGCGCCGATGTGAGCCTGGTCGCCCGTGGCCCGCACCTGGCCGCGATGCGCGCCAACGGATTGAAACTTTTGATCGGGAATGAAGAGCGCGTGGTTCATCCCCGCTGCACTGACAATCCGACCGAACTCGGTCATCAGGATTTCGTCATCATCTGCCTGAAGGCGCATTCGATCACCGGCGTCATCGATGCAATGAGGCCCCTGATCGGGCCGCGAACCCGCATCGTCACCGCGGTCAACGGCATTCCCTACTGGTATTTCTACAAGCACGGTGGTGCTTACGAGGGATCGACGCTGGAGAGCATCGATCCCGGCGGGCGGCAATGGCGCGAGCTGGGCCCCGAGCGCGCGATCGGCTGCATCGTTTACCCCGCAACCGAGATCGTGGCGCCCGGCGTGATCCAGCACGTCTATGGTGACCGTTTTCCGATCGGCGAGCCATCGGGCGAAACGACGGAGGACGTCACCCGCCTGTCTGCCCTCTTCAGCGCGGCCGGCATGCAGGCGCCGGTGCTCGATCGCATCCGCGACGAGATCTGGCTGAAGCTCTGGGGCAATGTGTGCCTCAACCCGATCAGCGCGCTGACGCATGCAACGCTCGATGTGATCTGCTCCGATCCCGCGACCCGCGCGCTGTCGAAGGCGATCATGATCGAAAGCCAGACCATCGCTGAAAAATTCGGCGTCAGGTTTCGCGTCGACGTCGAGCGGCGGATCGAAGGCGCGCGCAAGGTCGGCGCACACAAGACCTCGATGTTGCAGGATCTCGAACGCGGCCGGCCAATGGAAATCCAGCCGCTGGTTTCGGTCGTGCAGGAAATGGGACGCCTGACAGAGACGGCGACGCCGGCGCTCGACGCCGTGCTCGCGCTCGTCGTCCAGCGGGCCAAGGTGGCGGGGCTCGGCTGCACGCCAGCGCCAGTTGCGGCGAAAACGCCGGCCTTTGCCTGA
- a CDS encoding quinone oxidoreductase family protein — translation MKAYVYGANGAEIADIAKPSPKGAQVLIRVHACGLNRADLGMTKGHVHGGAGGVGTVLGMEWSGEVAELGPDARGVKVGDKVMGSGAAAFAEYTLADHGRLFRAPSNMNFDEACTLPIAITTMHNAVVTVGGLQSGQSVMIQGASSGVGLMAMQIAKFKGAKLVVGSSTDANRRARLKEFGADLAVDSGDPAWVEQVLQATSGEGVDLIVDQVSGKVASQNLKATKVKGRIVNVGRLGGTHADFNFDLHAARRINYIGVTFRSRSIEEIREIFRLASSDLWPAVESRKLQLPIDKVFAFDDIGKAFERMDANQHLGKIVVTL, via the coding sequence ATGAAGGCCTATGTCTACGGCGCCAATGGCGCTGAAATCGCCGATATCGCCAAGCCATCACCGAAAGGTGCGCAGGTCCTGATCCGCGTCCATGCCTGTGGCCTCAACCGCGCCGATCTCGGCATGACCAAGGGCCACGTGCACGGCGGCGCCGGCGGCGTCGGCACCGTCCTCGGCATGGAATGGTCCGGCGAAGTCGCCGAACTCGGCCCGGATGCCAGGGGCGTCAAGGTCGGCGACAAGGTGATGGGTTCGGGCGCGGCCGCTTTCGCCGAATATACGCTGGCCGATCACGGCCGATTGTTCCGCGCGCCCTCGAACATGAATTTCGACGAGGCCTGCACGCTCCCGATCGCAATCACCACCATGCACAACGCGGTCGTCACCGTCGGCGGCCTGCAGTCCGGACAGAGCGTGATGATCCAGGGCGCGAGCTCCGGCGTTGGCCTGATGGCGATGCAGATCGCCAAATTCAAGGGCGCCAAGCTTGTCGTCGGCTCCTCCACCGACGCGAACCGTCGCGCGCGCCTGAAAGAGTTCGGCGCCGATCTTGCGGTAGATTCCGGCGACCCGGCCTGGGTCGAACAAGTCTTGCAGGCAACCTCAGGCGAAGGCGTCGACCTCATCGTCGATCAGGTCTCGGGAAAGGTCGCGAGCCAGAACCTGAAAGCGACCAAAGTAAAAGGCCGTATCGTCAATGTCGGCCGGCTCGGCGGCACGCACGCCGATTTCAATTTCGACCTGCACGCGGCGCGGCGCATCAACTATATCGGCGTCACCTTCCGCAGCCGTTCGATCGAGGAAATCCGGGAGATTTTCAGGCTCGCCAGCAGCGACCTATGGCCTGCGGTGGAATCGCGCAAGCTGCAACTTCCGATCGACAAGGTGTTTGCCTTCGATGACATCGGCAAGGCGTTCGAGCGCATGGATGCCAATCAGCATCTCGGCAAGATTGTCGTAACGCTGTAG
- a CDS encoding transporter substrate-binding domain-containing protein: protein MVRCITAVMAAVALTVSALSAFAEDARAILAPTGKLRIGVYYGSPTSLVRDSKTGEFHGLSFDLGQELAKRLNVPFEQVSYQRISEVLDGVIKGEVDFTVSNSTPARAAQVAFSQTLLTIELGYLVTASSPITTVADVEKPGLRIGVTQNSTSQGAIPKLLPNAVVVPAQNYKRGIEMLTHGEIDTYATNKPTLFEMSDQMQGARILEGRWGEEHLAVAIPKGHEAGLEYIKQFVEDVQTSGLVARSAEQAGLRGAVKAQ, encoded by the coding sequence ATGGTTCGTTGCATCACCGCTGTCATGGCAGCCGTCGCCCTCACCGTTTCCGCCCTCAGTGCCTTCGCAGAGGATGCGCGGGCGATACTGGCGCCCACGGGCAAACTCCGTATCGGCGTCTACTACGGCAGTCCGACGTCGCTGGTTCGTGACAGCAAGACCGGCGAATTCCACGGCCTGAGTTTCGATTTGGGCCAGGAACTCGCCAAACGCCTCAACGTCCCGTTCGAGCAGGTCAGCTATCAGCGGATTTCCGAGGTGCTCGACGGCGTGATCAAGGGAGAGGTCGACTTCACCGTCAGCAACTCCACGCCTGCCCGCGCCGCGCAGGTCGCGTTCAGCCAGACATTGCTGACGATCGAGCTCGGCTATCTCGTCACGGCGAGCTCCCCGATCACAACCGTTGCCGACGTCGAGAAGCCCGGCCTTCGCATCGGCGTCACGCAAAACAGCACGTCGCAGGGTGCTATTCCAAAACTGCTGCCGAATGCGGTCGTGGTGCCCGCACAGAATTACAAGCGCGGCATCGAAATGCTGACGCATGGCGAGATCGATACCTACGCCACCAACAAACCGACTTTGTTCGAGATGTCCGACCAGATGCAGGGCGCACGGATCCTGGAGGGACGATGGGGCGAGGAACACCTCGCTGTCGCAATTCCGAAGGGTCACGAGGCCGGACTGGAATATATCAAGCAGTTCGTTGAGGATGTGCAGACCAGCGGCCTCGTGGCGCGCTCAGCCGAGCAAGCGGGATTGCGCGGCGCGGTGAAAGCCCAGTAA
- a CDS encoding DUF1488 family protein, translating to MALTRGSFNGYEFDRMVVLFSMVDGERMIPCAVSTSAMDDLEKAERVPPEQRELQFMRLRDRIEQRAAEKFVAREFEGTPPGIILRSLDFRKAR from the coding sequence ATGGCACTGACACGCGGCAGCTTCAACGGTTATGAATTTGACCGGATGGTGGTGCTATTTTCGATGGTTGACGGCGAAAGGATGATACCCTGCGCCGTCAGCACATCCGCCATGGACGACCTGGAAAAGGCGGAGCGTGTCCCGCCAGAGCAGCGTGAATTGCAGTTCATGCGATTGCGCGATCGGATCGAGCAACGTGCCGCTGAAAAATTCGTCGCGAGGGAATTCGAGGGTACGCCGCCAGGTATCATTTTGCGTAGCCTGGATTTCAGAAAAGCCAGGTAG